Proteins from a genomic interval of Cheilinus undulatus linkage group 15, ASM1832078v1, whole genome shotgun sequence:
- the gorasp2 gene encoding Golgi reassembly-stacking protein 2, whose translation MGGSPSVEIPGGGTEGYHVLRVQENSPGHQAGLEPFFDFIISICDTRLNKDNDTLKELLKMNVERPVTMVLYSSKTLAVREATVIPSNMWGGQGLLGVSIRFCSFEGANENVWHVLEVEPNSPAALAGLRAHTDYIIGADTVMNESEDLFSVVETYEGKELKLYVYNTETDSCREVLITPNCDWGGEGSLGCGIGYGYLHRIPTVPFSEGKRSFSQTASEPAPPHKDGFTEVTLSAVIPTVPVTVSSSASTGLEQSLSGLSVGSDLTSVVSSAQTGSPPVPLLSQVPSSHSVPPSDNPAAPPPGLMPLPGGLPPLPKLPNLNFTLPDVGHVLTPGVSGLQPAGLPPLSLPAGVPGVTLPPPDFILPPITAYTAPAATHETASPSSTLIMNNSLSKTSIQSSVNTSESINIPMTTDLS comes from the exons ATGGGAGGGTCTCCGAGCGTCGAGATACCAGGTGGAGGGACTGAAGGGTACCACGTCCTCAGA GTGCAGGAGAATTCCCCCGGTCACCAGGCAGGACTGGAGCCATTCTTTGATTTTATCATTTCTATTTGTGACACCAGACTG AACAAGGACAACGACACACTAAAAGAGCTGCTGAAGATGAACGTGGAGAGGCCGGTTACGATGGTGTTATACAGCAGCAAGACCCTGGCAGTGAGGGAGGCGACTGTCATACCCAGCAACATGTGGGGCGGACAAGGGCTTCTGGGAGTCAGCATTCGCTTCTGCAGCTTTGAAGGAGCCAACGAAAATGTTTGGCATGTCCTG GAGGTGGAGCCAAACTCTCCTGCAGCCCTGGCCGGTTTGAGGGCTCACACAGACTACATTATAGGAGCAGACACTGTCATGAATGAG AGTGAAGATCTGTTCTCTGTTGTTGAAACCTATGAGGGGAAAGAATTGAAGCTGTACGTTTATAACACGGAGACAGACAGCTGTCGCGAAGTGCTGATCACTCCAAACTGTGATTGGGGTGGAGAGGGCAG TCTTGGATGTGGGATCGGCTACGGCTACCTGCACAGGATACCTACAGTGCCATTTTCAGAGGGAAAGAGGAGCTTTTCACAGACTGCCAGTGAACCAGCTCCTCCACATAAAGATGGCTTCACAGAG GTCACTCTCTCTGCTGTCATCCCAACTGTTCCAGTAACCGTGTCTTCTTCTGCATCCACTGGATTAGAGCAGTCTCTCAGTGGATTATCTGTCGGCTCTGACCTGACCTCTGTCGTTAGCAGTGCACAGACAG GATCTCCTCCTGTCCCACTGCTCAGCCAGGTCCCCTCCTCACACAGCGTGCCCCCATCTGATAACCCTGCTGCCCCTCCACCAG GTTTAATGCCCTTACCTGGAGGTCTTCCACCCCTTCCTAAACTACCAAATCTTAACTTCACCTTGCCAGATGTGGGGCATGTTTTAACACCTGGAGTGAGTGGATTACAACCTGCAG GTCTtccacctctctctctgcctgctgGAGTCCCTGGTGTAACCTTGCCCCCTCCTGACTTTATTCTTCCTCCCATCACTGCTTATACAGCTCCTGCTGCTACACATGAAACCGCatctccctcctccaccctcatAATGAACAATTCACTGAGCAAAACCTCCATCCAATCATCAGTGAACACCAGTGAATCCATAAATATCCCAATGACCACAGACTTGTCTTAG